A segment of the Panacibacter ginsenosidivorans genome:
AAAGAAGAAACTAAAAACATTTTTATGCACCAGGCTTTGGCTTATATAATTAGGCTTCCGTTGCGTCGCACACTTCAGCGCTTTTATGTTATATCAACAACTCTCATTTTAAAATCATATTCGCATTCAGCAAATAAATTCATCTGATCAATTTACCTGTTTTTACTTCAATAAGTATGCATAATGAGTAATGATCTGCTGACTGTAAGAGAAATGAAACAAGATGATATTGAAGCTATAACCAATTACTGGCTTAGCGCAGATAATAAATATATGGAAGCGATGGGTGTAGATATTGCTAAAATACCTGCGAGGGAAGAATGGGCTGCAATGCTTATGGAACAACTCAGCCACCCTGTTCACGAAAAGAAATCCTATTGTATAATCTGGGAAATAAATGGTGCAGCCGTCGGGCATTCAAATATCAACAAAATACAATTTGCAAAAGAAGCCTATATGCATCTTCATCTCTGGAAAAAAGATATTCGTGCAAAAGGTAATGGAACCGCTTTTGTAAAAATGACCCTACCCTACTATTTTGAGAACTATCAGCTAAAATATTGTATTGCGAACCTTATGCTTTAAACCCTGCGCCAAATAAAACAATGCAAAAGACAGGATTTGAATTCCTGATGCAATACAGAACAGTTCCGGGCTGGCTAAACTTTGAACAGGAAGTTAACCTATGGCGGTTAACGAGAGAGCGATATCGTTTAATATGGCAGGGATAAACGCAGCAAGCATATAATTACGGAATATTATAAGATGTTGCTTCAGTTAGCAGGCAAGAGTATTTTTTCTCAGCATTTTTTCATTTAAATTATGTGCATTTACTACTTCATCGGGAAGTGCGTATATCGGCCGTTACTTTTATTCATACTCTAAAATCTGTATTAATCACTAGTTATATATCCATTTCCAGCAATGCATAACTAAGCGATTTGCCGTGTGTATCCATTGCCAGCGAAGTAGTAACGCCACCTGATAAAGCATTGTGGCAAACAAATAACAGTGAGGAAATATTCGGCAACTCATACCGAATGATTTCTCCCCGCACAACTTCTTTCAAATGCATTCTTACTTTTTCAGCAGTTACACTAGAACAAAGTATTTCATAATCAGCTTCATTGTACGGAATTAAAGATAGCATTAACGTGTTGCCTTTGTCGCCTGCGCGGCTATGTGCAATGTCAAACAACTTCATGATTCAAATATGTTTACTTGTGGCAAAATGGTATTTCGTTCTATTAGTGTTGATACAATACCAATAACTTCATTTACATATTTTCTTGCACCACCACCACCGGCAGGGCCATTGGTATATAAGGCTTCCACTTCGTCACCGACCAATGCCGCTTCTTCTGCACTCCCCGCTCTTGCAGCTATACGAAGTCTTACTTCATAAGGTGTACCTGAATGATCAAACGTTGTTTTGTGCATAGATTGAACACCGATAAAATCAACTCTTATATCATTGAAAATATGCTGTAATCTTTTCTGAATAATATCAGCAGCTAACTTTGCTCTTTCATAAGCAGCAGCGCCTGCATAAGAAATTTCTCCTTCACCCAAATAAAAAGCTTTGTAACCAATACTTGCTTTATAGGTTGAAGGTTTTGACTTACCATTACCACCTGAAATATGTATCTGGTCTTTGCCTGCTTCTTTCAATTTTACAGTAGTGAAATCAGCAATAACATCAGGTGTTAAATATTCGTGAGGGTTCATTACTTCATATAATAATTGTTCTTTAGCTGTGCGCAGATTCACTACACCGCCGGTGCCTTCCACTTTACTAATGATAGCAGAACCATCTGTAAACACATCCGCGAATGGATGACCGAGTTTATCAAGACCTTCAACTTTTTTCTTTACACCATCCGCAAAATAACCACCTGTAACTTGTCCGGCGCATTCCAGCAAATGACCGACCACAGTACCTTTCCCCATAAGATCATAATCATCGATCTTCCAGCCAAATTCATGTATCATCGGTGCAAGAAACAAAGATGGATCCGCAACCCTGCCGGTAATTATTATGAGTGCGTCTGTTTGCAATGCTTCTATAACAGGCTCCGCACCCATGTATGCATTGGCAGAAACAATATTGTAATTACTTAATGGTTTATTGTTTTCAAGATCATGAATAGAAGAGGCATTGTTAAGAACAGTTTCTAAAACATTATCACCTGTAACTGCGGCTACTTTTATTTTTACATTTTGAGATTGAGCGATCTCAATAATTTTTTTGGCTGCTTCTATTGGATTGGCTGCCCCCATATTGGTGATAAGCCTCGTGTTATTTTTTATAAGATGCGGTAATAATGTTATTATTCTCTTCTCCAGCAAAGGATCATAACCTTTTCTTGCATCGAGCATTTTTCTTTTTTGAGCCAAACCGATGGTGCGTTCTGCCAGGCATTCCAATACTAAATAATCAAGCTCGCCTTTTTCTGCAAGTATTACAGCAGGTTCAATTCTGTCGCCGGAAAAGCCTGCACCACAGCCAATTCTTAGAACGTTTTGTTTTTTCATAATGGCGATTTACTTTTTTGTCTTGACACAAAAAAGTAACAAAAAAAGCCAAGGCTACAGAGAAAAAGCTAAAATTTATTTCGTTTCGCTACAGCGAAGAAGCTTACTATGCGACTATACTTTTCTTTCAGCAAAGACTTTTGAATTGCTATAAACATAGCTCAACATCTTCGCTGCTTAACGCTACACTCAATAAATTTCTTAACGCTTTTTCTCTGATGCCATCTCTTGAATCAACTTCCTTTTTTATTTGCATGCTCAATAATGAACAGAACGTACAAGTGAGTGACACAACGAAGCTTCGTAATAATTCGAAAGCCGGTCACCAAAAAAAAAATCTATTGATACTTAGATGCATCTAACCTGAAAAAGCGAACAGCATTATTAAATAATATATCCCGCTTTTGATCGAAAGACAAATAGTTTGCATTTTCAATTACGCCGATAGAAGTTTCCAAAAGCTTTGGCCAAATCATCAGGTCAGTGCCATACATGATCCTTTTTTCAAAACCAGCCTGCACAAGCCTTTTAATATAATCATTTACTTCAGCTAATGGATAGCTCCATATCATGCCTGCTACATCTACATATACATAAGCATTGGCACCCATTAATGCAATCATTTCATCAGCCATCGGGTAACCTGCATGCATTACCCATACTTTTAGTTTAGGGTGACGTGCAAGCAAGTCTTCTAACAACAATGGATTACCCATTGATGCGCGATATTTTGGATTGGTGATATTAATTGTACCATTTCCGCCTGTGCCCATGTGAATGCCCACCGGTATATTTAGTTTCTCAGCAGCTGCGAAGTAAGCATCCAGTGAAGTATCACTTGGCGACATGCCCTGGTACTGTGGCGCTGTTTCGCCCATTACTTTATAAAAGCCTGATGAAAGCGAATCTGTAAACGCAACAACTGTCATATCTTTTGAAGAACTGATGCCAATGCTGGGAATTACTCTTCCCGGTTCTGCTGCCTGTTGCCAATTGTGAAGAATTGATGCATCACCACTTGCGATTATGGTCATGTTCAGGCGTTTCATTGTTGCCATCAAAGAATCCTGGAATTCTTTATCTGATTTTGCTGCTTTGAGAGGCATTGCACAATCTGTGTTGATAAATGCAGGTGGTGGTTGATTGGGATCGCCACCAGGCATATCGCTTAAGAACCATGGACACATATCCGCTGCGAAAGCTGGATTCATTTTCATGGCGTGCACATGTACATCAATAATTGGCAGGTGCCTCCTTTTTGCGCTATCCTGTGCATAAATATGTATGGTTACCAATAATGCGGTAATACTGCAGATGATTAAATACAGACTTTTTTTCCTCATGAGATGGTTATTAATTATTGTTATAATAGAATTTTTGTCAGATATGTATAGAGCCGGTTAAGAGTGCAATCATCGTCATTACAATGGTTGTACCCCAGGCCCACTTAAAAATAAATTTTTGATGCGCTCCTAACTCCACTTCCGCCAAACCTATTAATAAAAATGTAGAAGCAGTAAGCGGGCTTAATGGAAACCCAACTGTCATTTGTCCTAACAAAGATGCCCTGCCAATTTCAAGAGGGTCAACACCTAATTGTGTACAGGTATGACTAAGCACAGGAACAACACCATAATAATATGCATCCGGCGTAAATAAAATACTTGCAGGCATACTAATTACAGCAGTTATTGCCGGAATAAAAGATGCATGTTCTTTAGGAATGAGATTTACCAGTTCCGTTGACATTGCTTCTATCATTTTCGATTCTGTAAGGATACCGGAATACACACCCGCTGCAAATATCATACTCGATACTAAAAAAATATTTGCACCGTGGGATTTCAATATTTTTTGCTGATCTGGTAATTTGCTGTAATTGATCATGAGTGCAATGATAGCTGCAATTACAAATAATGCCGGCGCAGGAATAACGGCCATCAACAAAGCTGTGATCAATGCAATCGTTATTATTGCATTTACAAGAATTAATTTTGGTCTTCGTAATGATCTTTGTTCATCGGTAAAATTTTCTTTGTAATCATAATCAAATTTAATAATGCCGATACGCCTCCTTTCTCTTCTTCCAAAAATATAAGCAACGAATAATACCCAAATTAAACCCCCAAGCATGGCAGGAATATTTGGATTAAACATGTGCACTGCATCTGTGTTCAAGGTTGACATCGCTCTTACAGATGTTCCCGACCACGGCACCAGATGCATTGGGCCAACACTCAAGGCAACAACGCCTGCAAGTATCACCCTGCTCATGCCAAGCTTTTTATAGATTGGAATAAAAGTAGAAAGCACGATCATAAATGTTGCAGTGCCGTCACCGTCCAAATGCACAAGCATTGTAAGCAAAGCTGTTCCTACAATGACTTTCAACGGATCGCCTTTTACGGAACGCACAATGAATGCAATCACTGGATCGAACAAACCTGCATCGAGCATTACAGAAAAATACAACACGGCAAACATCAACAATATGCCGGTTGGCGCAACTTGTTTTATTCCCGTTAATGCCATTGCGCCTACTTCTTTGTAATCAAATCCTGCAATGAATGCAAACACAATGGGCACCAATACCAATGCAGTTATCACAGACAAACGTTTTGTCATGATAAGCACCAAAAAAACTATTATTGTTGCGAAGCCATAAAATGCAAGCATACAAATGATGTAATTAAAAATTTATTTTATGAACCCGGCTGTATAACATTCTACATCTTTACTTGCGTCGCACACTTGTACGCTTTGTTCATGGATGATCTGAACGATGAACGTAATGCGACGCAACAGTTGATGCCACATGCACTGTAGCTCGTCAAACAAAAAACTATTTCTCATCAAACTGCAAATAGTCATTAAAGAATGGAAGCATTTCATCGAGCACCCTTCCATCAGTTGTCCATATTTTATTTGTATGTGTGCCTATATATTCTTCCGCATAATGTTGTATTCCATGATTCTCCAACTCCTGGCTAAACATACCACACTGTACAGCAAAACGTGGTGCATCATTTCTTCCCCAATCAAGTTTAATTGCTTTAAATTTTTTGAGATTGGATGCATATTTATCGACCATGTATAAAGGCATATTGCTTCGCCATTTTTCATATACTGCAGTATCTGTAACAAGACTGTCGCCTATGTAATTAAATGGAAGATCGATATAGAAAGGCGGCTTGCTTGCGTTAGGTGACCAAGCTCTTGCACAAGCAGCGATAACCCTTGGATAATATGTCTTATCCAGTTCATCTTTTGTTTTTATAGCAGCAAGTTGTTTGTATGAATCACTGTTTGGCCCAAACTCCTTTACAAAAGCAAGCAAGCCAGGGCTCATGGCGTATACGCAACTAAACACTTCAGGATACAGCATCGCAATTTTCAACGCGCCATAACCACCCATTGAATGCCCGCCAATGCCACGTGCATTACGGGTTGCAATGGTTCTGAAATTTTTATCCATGTATTCCACCAATTCTTTTGCTTCAAAGTCACTCCAGTTGCCTGTAAGCGAAGAGTTACTGTAAAAACTTCCGGAGTATAATGTGTTGTTATCTGCAATTACAAGAATGTATGGACGGATCTTATTTTTTGCAATACCCAGGTCAAGAATATTTTTCATGAGCGGATAAATGGAATCGTTGCCCATAAAGCCATGCAGGTAATAAATAACAGGATAGCGTTGTTTTGATTGATCATAATTCGGTGGCAGGTACACAGAAATTCTCCTCTCAGGATTTTCGCCGCCCTTGTTTTGGAGGTAAACAGAATTAATGATTCTTGTAACAACTGTGCCTGAAATATTTTGACAGATCGCAATGTTTACCAATATTATGGCATTCAAAAAGGCAAATACTTTTTTCATATTGCGTATTAATTACGGTTTGTAAGATAAGTAAAGTTGAAGAATTTTACAGAACAGAATCTTTTGCCAGGAATACTTTCGTTGAGCACCTGGACATTTCAGGTAATATGGAAAACACAAATTAATTACCGTTTCAAATCGCATTTATTGATGGCGCAGCCAATTCCAAAAGGAAAAGAAGGGCAATGGCTGTTTATCGGTTAGTATTTGCAGAACGCAATAAAAGTAAATCGGGTTGAAGTGCCCAAAGCGCCGCAGCACCCGCATAAATCTTTAAATATCCTCAACAGAAACAACTATTTTAATAGTAGTAAGAAAGCAGGTAATATATTTTTTTGAGCCGGGCTTTATTACTGCTATAATTCTTTTGTTGCGTCGCACACTTATACGCTTTGTTCAATACTGATCCGAACGATGCAGTGAGTGACACAACGCAGGAAGCATAGTACTACAAAAGCCTGTTACATAAATTTCTTTCTCAGGAAATACACTAAACTGCACTGCATTTAACATTGATGAAGAATTACTGCATTTTGTATTACCATACCCACCACGGGGCTGTTGTCATTTCTGCGTAAACTATAACATCAAAAACCACATGTGCAATAATGCAGGGGACAATGCTTTTTGAATATTGTTTTAATAAACCGAGCACAAGAAATAAAAGTAATGACGTGAGAAAAAGCGAGGAGATATTGATTTTTTGCGCAAGAAACGGAGTAAGAAATAAAGTGGCTTTATAAGCAGCGTGTGATAAGGATGCAAATACAACAGAAAACCCTGCATTAACTTTTTGTAATTTTCCCTGTATAAAACCGCGAAACACTACTTCCTCCACAACAGCAATACAAATTGCTACCATGGCAAAACTGTTGATGGTGGCGGGAAAAAGAAACATACCATAAGTGTGCCTGTAATATAATGCCGCAGCAATGCCCATTTGAAGGCCCAGCATATTAAAGAGGATCATTTTTGAAGAGACAAGATGATGATAAAACTGACTCAACATCGTGGTGAGCGGAAGTAATTGCAGGCTCATAATAAAAGCGGCTAATCCTAATGATATGTAGGCAATGATGTTTACAGGAAAAGGGGCATGAATGAACCATGCAAATATGATACAGGCTGCACTGCATAATATACTGCTGGCTAAAGCTGTAGTGTTTCTTTGTTGTGCCACGATCATCGTATCAGGAAGTTTTATCATTATGCTTATTAAATAAAAATCTCCTGTTTGCAATTGCGCGCAAAAAAATTCCAAAAAATAATGTAAGCGGAATTACCAATAACAACCACCCCGATCCAAGACAGGCGCCGGAATTAGGGACTATGAGACAGCCTGGTAAAGCTTTTTGTAAAGAAAGAATATTAGCACTGTCTTTAAAACTTTCTTCAGGCAAAGAAAGATACCTGAGTTGATTAAGTGCATACAATGTTTTATTGTCAATAACAGTATCTGCAATAACAAGACCATTTAATTTGGATAACTGTGTTAAAGCGTATAAGCTTTTTATGTTTTTAGTGCTATGCATTTGAAGCACCTGAAGGCCGGGATGATGTAGCAACGTGGTATCAAATTCCTGCTGCGATATTTTCTGTGGTAATCCCAGCCAGGTAAGCTGTTTTAAAGAATCAAGTGAAGCTATGTTTAAACAAAAAGTTCCCCCGAGATTTAATACGGTAAGGTCTTTATATTCCTTTGTTATAGCTGTAACATCCAGGGAATCAAAACTACCCAGGTTCAATCCGGTCAAATGATGCAACGTTTGCAAATAAGGAAACCGGTAACCAAAAGTTGTTATTTTTTCAATTTGCGGGTTATTCTGAAAAAAATCCGCGTTAATAATAGTTTCTTCATCAGGTATTAAGATTACCTGTCTCAAAGAAGGTATTGCTGGTAATGCTGTGGTAACTGCAGAGTCCTGTACGGTGAAATAAATGCACTCGATTTCTTTCCATTTAGTAAGCCATTTAAGCTGCTCCTGGTGTAGTTGTGTTACCAGCAGCCTGGGAGAAAAAAGAACTGTAAGCTTTGTAAAAGCGGTACTTAAAGCTGTTGAATCATCCATAGTTACTGCAAGAGATATATGTGGCTTCTCTCTTGCTATTTTTTCAAAATAAGGCAAATACGCATCAGGTATTGCTGAATTTATTACAAGTGTTTGTAAGGCTGCAATATCAGTGTCTTTCATTTGTTTAAACCATGGTAACAGATCTTTATCTTCATCGATTACTATTGTGTTCAAATTGCCATTAATGTAAATCAGGGAGTCGCCATTCTTACTTTCAACATGCAATGAATCCTGTTTCGTATC
Coding sequences within it:
- a CDS encoding AtuA-related protein, which translates into the protein MKLFDIAHSRAGDKGNTLMLSLIPYNEADYEILCSSVTAEKVRMHLKEVVRGEIIRYELPNISSLLFVCHNALSGGVTTSLAMDTHGKSLSYALLEMDI
- a CDS encoding CPBP family glutamic-type intramembrane protease, which codes for MIKLPDTMIVAQQRNTTALASSILCSAACIIFAWFIHAPFPVNIIAYISLGLAAFIMSLQLLPLTTMLSQFYHHLVSSKMILFNMLGLQMGIAAALYYRHTYGMFLFPATINSFAMVAICIAVVEEVVFRGFIQGKLQKVNAGFSVVFASLSHAAYKATLFLTPFLAQKINISSLFLTSLLLFLVLGLLKQYSKSIVPCIIAHVVFDVIVYAEMTTAPWWVW
- a CDS encoding GNAT family N-acetyltransferase, which produces MSNDLLTVREMKQDDIEAITNYWLSADNKYMEAMGVDIAKIPAREEWAAMLMEQLSHPVHEKKSYCIIWEINGAAVGHSNINKIQFAKEAYMHLHLWKKDIRAKGNGTAFVKMTLPYYFENYQLKYCIANLML
- a CDS encoding alpha/beta hydrolase, giving the protein MKKVFAFLNAIILVNIAICQNISGTVVTRIINSVYLQNKGGENPERRISVYLPPNYDQSKQRYPVIYYLHGFMGNDSIYPLMKNILDLGIAKNKIRPYILVIADNNTLYSGSFYSNSSLTGNWSDFEAKELVEYMDKNFRTIATRNARGIGGHSMGGYGALKIAMLYPEVFSCVYAMSPGLLAFVKEFGPNSDSYKQLAAIKTKDELDKTYYPRVIAACARAWSPNASKPPFYIDLPFNYIGDSLVTDTAVYEKWRSNMPLYMVDKYASNLKKFKAIKLDWGRNDAPRFAVQCGMFSQELENHGIQHYAEEYIGTHTNKIWTTDGRVLDEMLPFFNDYLQFDEK
- a CDS encoding amidohydrolase family protein, whose product is MRKKSLYLIICSITALLVTIHIYAQDSAKRRHLPIIDVHVHAMKMNPAFAADMCPWFLSDMPGGDPNQPPPAFINTDCAMPLKAAKSDKEFQDSLMATMKRLNMTIIASGDASILHNWQQAAEPGRVIPSIGISSSKDMTVVAFTDSLSSGFYKVMGETAPQYQGMSPSDTSLDAYFAAAEKLNIPVGIHMGTGGNGTINITNPKYRASMGNPLLLEDLLARHPKLKVWVMHAGYPMADEMIALMGANAYVYVDVAGMIWSYPLAEVNDYIKRLVQAGFEKRIMYGTDLMIWPKLLETSIGVIENANYLSFDQKRDILFNNAVRFFRLDASKYQ
- a CDS encoding acyclic terpene utilization AtuA family protein, whose amino-acid sequence is MKKQNVLRIGCGAGFSGDRIEPAVILAEKGELDYLVLECLAERTIGLAQKRKMLDARKGYDPLLEKRIITLLPHLIKNNTRLITNMGAANPIEAAKKIIEIAQSQNVKIKVAAVTGDNVLETVLNNASSIHDLENNKPLSNYNIVSANAYMGAEPVIEALQTDALIIITGRVADPSLFLAPMIHEFGWKIDDYDLMGKGTVVGHLLECAGQVTGGYFADGVKKKVEGLDKLGHPFADVFTDGSAIISKVEGTGGVVNLRTAKEQLLYEVMNPHEYLTPDVIADFTTVKLKEAGKDQIHISGGNGKSKPSTYKASIGYKAFYLGEGEISYAGAAAYERAKLAADIIQKRLQHIFNDIRVDFIGVQSMHKTTFDHSGTPYEVRLRIAARAGSAEEAALVGDEVEALYTNGPAGGGGARKYVNEVIGIVSTLIERNTILPQVNIFES
- a CDS encoding CitMHS family transporter → MLAFYGFATIIVFLVLIMTKRLSVITALVLVPIVFAFIAGFDYKEVGAMALTGIKQVAPTGILLMFAVLYFSVMLDAGLFDPVIAFIVRSVKGDPLKVIVGTALLTMLVHLDGDGTATFMIVLSTFIPIYKKLGMSRVILAGVVALSVGPMHLVPWSGTSVRAMSTLNTDAVHMFNPNIPAMLGGLIWVLFVAYIFGRRERRRIGIIKFDYDYKENFTDEQRSLRRPKLILVNAIITIALITALLMAVIPAPALFVIAAIIALMINYSKLPDQQKILKSHGANIFLVSSMIFAAGVYSGILTESKMIEAMSTELVNLIPKEHASFIPAITAVISMPASILFTPDAYYYGVVPVLSHTCTQLGVDPLEIGRASLLGQMTVGFPLSPLTASTFLLIGLAEVELGAHQKFIFKWAWGTTIVMTMIALLTGSIHI